In Leptospira fletcheri, the genomic window GGAGAAGTCGCAGTATTCGCAGGCATTCCAGCATACATCCCCCACTGAAAATTTTGGGAGAGGTTTTTTACATAAGAGAGGATGATGTAGGCATCGTCGACAAGGGATCGAGCAAAGAGTAAAAGGAAAATCGGGACGATGACTGCATAAACGGAAGACAAAATACGGCGAACTTTGTGATCGGAAATTGCTAGGATAGGAGAAGAGATTTCTGAAAACATTAATTCTAACCGCTCGAGGCGATTCTTAAAATGATCGTAAGGTGAAAAAATTTTTTTCTTCTTTGCAAGCGTAAGGAATTCATTTCAAGTAGGAATGCTTTTATGGATCATCGAAATATTACCCCTTTTTCCCTTTTCATACCGATTCTTGCAACACTTTTGCAATTCAGTTGCGTCACTTCCTACAAGGTCGGAGATCCGATCCTAGCGAAACATTCCGCAAGTTCCGCGACCGAAAATATGGTAGGTCTTATAGGTTTTCGTCCGTACTATCCGGTTCCTCAGAACGAGACGATCCAGGGTTTTCCGAAAAGCGAATGTACGAATTATTTATTGGAAAATTACGGCTCCAAGTTCTTCTCCGATTTTTTTAAAGGAAGAAGGAACGTGTCCGGACAGAGGTATTTGGCCGTTCCCAAAAAGGACCAGATTGTCGCACCATTGGATTGGGGAGTTCCAATCGCAGAAATCCTTTTCTCTGGAATGGATAAAACCGTAGATCAGGAATCCATCCGGAATTTTATCCGAGATTTTTACGATCAGGAACTTGCGGGATCCATCTTGGATCTTTGCGAGTTATTCGATTGGGATCCGATCGGAAAAAATCTGGCCTTAAAAAAGAGAGAGGTTCGTTTTTATGTAGTGGGGCATTTTGTACAAAAGTTCGAACGACAGACTC contains:
- a CDS encoding Lp29 family lipoprotein; amino-acid sequence: MDHRNITPFSLFIPILATLLQFSCVTSYKVGDPILAKHSASSATENMVGLIGFRPYYPVPQNETIQGFPKSECTNYLLENYGSKFFSDFFKGRRNVSGQRYLAVPKKDQIVAPLDWGVPIAEILFSGMDKTVDQESIRNFIRDFYDQELAGSILDLCELFDWDPIGKNLALKKREVRFYVVGHFVQKFERQTLRGSGIHALTYFFSIFSLGIIPIINEEWTDSLFQIYDSKLHLIRQETVSNSVWSFTGWWISSNDRTRKKETFVYDPPVWERGVAELNERWSPK